The stretch of DNA aggtttgacaCACACATTACTGTATTGTTTTCTTTCACACAAACACTCTGAAGCCGCCACTTCCCCtgtctttcttctctgtttttcgaaattcctttgagtgatgagtagtgcccacacacatcaagtgttacctcaatcatagtatgtaagactatggaaaatcaaccatcaaagaaggagagaaagagatccagattcagatcttgattatgctctgctacagaaaggaatcaagggctagagatctgaatggaaggagtcataatattctgctgcacccaatgtaaggttttcttaaactcttatgtgtttatttcattgtttaagaatatttccaacaaagagatggaggcattaagagctcaccatgcagagatcGAAGATCGCAGTCGGCAAACTAccgtgctgatacgaagagcctaccaaactgtaggACAGCAAACGCCGAACGTCATTCCCCTGGGAGAAACGGAAGATGACCCGAcgatgaatacttcccagaCAAATAATGGTCAGCCGCCCAATCCCCAGTTACGAGTTCCACTTGTGAACCAAGAGGTAGGCGGGCAGACCTTGTCCGGGAATTCATTAGGAGGAGCCATACCTGACGGTTCCAACCAGAATAATGGCATTATTCCACCTGTCAACCTAGCGAATCAATCGCTAAGACAACCAGGCTCTGCTGTGTTCGATAGGTTGGGaacaacccatgacctaaggaacgatctaaacagaagaaggggaatagacgagcagaatactacaacgaTCGTGCAGCCcggagcccatactcaaatccccgctcagaaagacGCTGACATAGTCCAAGTCGACCAGAATGCCGAGCAAGTCAGCCCAGCCTTACAGCCCAGCTTGACGAgttgaaaaatatgtttcatggcatggtcGGACAGtgtaacaatgatcttgagttagaccgtgctcgcgaaactcccttctcaccagagatcaatctcctgccactgcctcataagttcaaaatgccaacgtggaagatgtatactgggagagaagatcctctttcccatCTTAAGTACTTTTAGATGAAAATGGATTTATAAGGAGTATGTGGGGATGTAtgctgcagaatcttccccgccactctgtcggaagccgcacagcaatggtatttcaagttggctcctagaaagtttagttcatggaaaaccttttcttcggaattccatgcgCAATTATCTTCCTCACGTCAGCTCCCATTGCATCTGagagatttggtcgaagtaaagcAACAACCAGGCGAGCCACGCAAGGCGTACATCAGCAAATTCATGACGAAAGAGACTAAAGTTTTgcgggtaaccgaggatggaaagttattcgcgatactgggggcattgaagtccttggtgaACTATGGAAagatataaggaagaacgggccggtagatgttggaaattattttaccaggatcttagatctactcacaagtatgttgattaacaccctaaatatgaacttctaaaacgattatgaaataaacacatataaagtattagaaaccttacattgggtgcagcggaataaaatgtctccttccgttcagatctctaacccttgtatcctttctgtcgccgAGTagtatcaagatctgaacctggatctctttctctccttatttagtgctgaaactccctcttgttgaatgtctttcttcacgatcttcctcactatgattgaggtatcacttgctgtgtgtgggcactactctaatcactaagtggttcgaactttcaaggaagaagaagagcaagatgtggcggctagggtttagaaagagaaggcttaggtttttctctaaaggaaaagtgtaattttccggtagccttcactatctatttatagcattccactagggttaggtttgaattatttggcattagatctaacatacttgtgagtagatctaagatcctggtaaaataatttccaacaactggtatcagagccatggtaattaattttttttttaggaaaggcgtttataatataaattaaaactgAGTTTAGACCTCACGGTCATTACATAAAATGGCATCCGGTATAGAAGGGACCGGGATAGATCCATACAACTGATGGGAGAAATCCCATCTAGCCACATTATGAGCGGCAAAGTTACAAGATCTGCTAACATATGAAAAACAACAACTATTAAATAAAGGAGATGACTTAGTACAAAATGAGACGTAGTTCTCTAAGGCCCAACGAGATTTGTTCCCATTGATAGCGTCGATGACCACTCTCGAATCATTCTCCACAATAACATACTTATAGCCGAAATCTGAAGCAACTGACACAGCCAAGCAGCAAGCCGCGGCTTCACCACGCAGAGCATCCGAGAACTCCTCCCGAGCCGTCTGAACATTAATCACTCTGCCAAGATGATCTCTAGCAACAACAGCAATACCAATACTCTCCAAACCCACTTTCACATCACAGTTCAGCTTTATCCAGTCCTCCGGGGGAGGGGACCAAGCTTCCTTTAGCACCAGAGTCGGACTAGAGAGTAGAGAATCAGACATATCTGCATAAGAGGTACAAATAATATCAAAGCATATGTTAAAATCAATAGGACAGTTATTATGGACCTTATCATTACGCACCCTCCATATAGTATCCACAACAATAGAAGCATACAAGAATATATCATCAGCACTGGCCCCTTTGTGTTTAAGATCCCAGATGAACTTAATCCAATCCAAGACACGAATGCCTGTATCACAGACCGGATAGATACCCCACGGAGAGGAACGCCATAAATGAAGAGCTACATCACAAGAAAGGAAAAGGTGTTCAACAGATTCTTCCCCCACGCCACAAAGGGGGCAGCTCAAGTCCTCTATATGGAAACGTTTTCCTATAACATCTTTTACCGGAAGAGCATTAGATAAGATGCTCCACCACATGACTTTGTGTCACTCCAAGATTTTGCTATTCCACAGTTTATTCCAAAGCTTTGGCGCGACATCACAGTGAGGAGCTCTTTTCGGGGCTTGGGATAGATAAGCAGACTTACACGAGAACTGCCCCTTACTTTCCAGCGTCCAAACCCATCTATCTTGACCAACACCAGAGGGGTGACCCCCTTTCAAAATGGCCGCAACAGTGTCCTTCTCAAACAGAAGCTTCAGCTTTTGTAGGTCCCAATGTCTATCATTACAGATTAACTCCCCCACACGATTAAAGATGGTAGGGGCACCCCTCCTACGCTTCGGGCAAAAGCCTTTAGAGTGAGGAATCCATGGGTCCGACCAGATTTCCGTTGATTCTCCGTTAGCAATCAACTTACAAGCCCCTTTTTTCAAGATAGAATTAGCCTTGACaacacttttccaaaatcaagAATCAGAATTTTTATACCTGCAAGAGAGAAAGTCATTTCCCCGGAGGTACTTCGCGTTCAATACTTGAGTACATAGAGATTGGCTACCGGTTAGAATATTCCACCCCCATTTAGCCAAGAAGGCCTGGTTCATTTCTTTTGTCTTGCGGAAACCCAATCCACCTAACGATTTGGGGAGGCAAAGCTTGTCCCAAGCCTTTAGATGGATCCCATGGTTTCCCTTCTCAAAACCCCACCAAAAATCTCTAACCAGACTATTGATCCTATTAACCATACGAGATGATAGTTTTGTAGTTTGCATAACATACATTGGCAAGGACAAGCCCATAGACTTTATTAGAGTAGCCTGCCCCGCCTTTGATAGAGTCTTTGCCTTCCAACCTTGAAGTTTAGCCGTGAGGTTGTctaaaataaagttaaaatcaACGTCCTTTTGCCTAGATCGGAAAAGGGGAAGACCCAAATATTTTAAGCACCCCTCAAGATAATCAATTCCCAGACCTTCCTTGATATCCCTCCGCATGTTCACCGGCGTGTTCTTACTGAAGAAAATTGTCGTCTTGAGCTTATTCACCTGTTGGCCAGACCAAGAGCAGAATTTTTCTAAGCAGCTCCAGACGCCATTAGCCTCAACTAACTTGGCTCTGCCCACCAATATTAAGTCATCCGCAAAGAAAATGTGGGATAGCACATGACCACCTCTACTGAGTTTAATACCTTTGATAGAACCCTGGTCAAGGGCATCATGAATTAATCTTGAAAGAACATCAACAGCCCAGATGAAAAGATAAGGGGAAAGCGGGTCTCCCTGACGAAGCCCACAGGAGGGGTTGATTTTGCCAACAGGACCCCCATTGAGACAAATGTTTAGGGTTGTAGTAGAAATACATTGCGATATCCAATGACGGAATTTTGGCGGAGTACCATATTACTCCAAGACATGATCAATAAATTTCCAGCTCAACCTATCGTATGCTTTAACAAGGTCAATTTTTATAGCAAAGAAACCCTCCTTACCCTTCTTTCTATTAAACGAGTGGATGATTTCTTGGACAATGACATTGTTATCATGGATGTTTCTACCTGGGACAAAAGCAGCTTGCGTTGGACAGATAATGGAAGGAAGAATAGGCCTAATTCTGTTAGCCAAAATTTTAGCGATGACTTTGTACACCACATTACAAAGAGAGATCGGTCTAAAATGATTGGTACGGATAGGGTTTTGGACCTTCGGGATGAGCACAATGTTCGTGGCATTAATCCCTCTATACATATTACCATTCTTAAAGAAGTCTAGAATCGCATCGCAGAAATCAGATCCAACAGAATCCCAGTAATGTTTGTAGAAAAGGACTGACATCCCATCAGGACCCGGGGCTTTATGGTTGTTCATTGCAAACAAAGTCCTCTTAATCTCATCAGCACTAGGAGTACTAACAAGGTCATTCAACTCCTCTTGAGAGAGTCGCTCATGAATCAACTGAGAGCAATTGTAATCCAGAGAAGATGTAGCCTCCGTAAAGATACCTTTGAAGAAATCAATAAACTCCCTCCCAATAACCTCTCGGCCAGAAATCCAAACATTATCCTTGTTCATAATACTCTCGATGGCGTTTCGCCGGCCTTTAATAGCAgccgaaagaaagaaaaacttaGAACACTTATCCCCATCTTTGAGCCAAGAAATCCTGGCCCTTTGTTTCCAGTAGATCGCTTTTCTTTCTCTTGACTCATTAAGGTCCCAGCGGACCACCCGCTACTGATTCCAGTCCCGAGACCCAGCCGGGAGTCTCTGCAGAAAGTCAAGCTTCTGTTCAAGCTCTTTAATAGTCACATCGAGCTTACCAAATTGAGATCTATTCCAATTCAggagagccatggtaattgatttacttgcaagaaatttggactttaaaacgattgtttgatgttttggatggtatcatgttgtattgagtgttatttgatgattgattgatgtttgtgaattttcgtgaaaaataattgaaaatctgtttctggaattatttttattcgatagtatggaaaaaattaagcaatttacttttttacagaactcaatttcggtttaatttgaattagttatgattttttgaagttttaaaaaatatcgggatggtgtcacTGCCCTACgcgcgcgaaaactgtccgtacagctcgcattttttttgttttcttttatttttcatgatttttcatggaattaacttccaatttttgtgtagttctgtatttatactattactattcataattcaattctaattatcattatgaattaatttaatactttttaaatttaattcaagatattagtgtaatttgaatttaaaaatagttagtatctatcttatttgcttaataatctatcttatttttaaattttattatatcttatcttatttttaaatttaaggtcagattttaaatattttaaattaaatcttttttaaaataatttgaccttatttaaatttaaaataagataactataatcgtgtaattttaaaaagatgtaagatattttgctaacttttaaattttgttattttatttatttaaattacatttaaaatctgaaaaagatattcatttatcttttttaattttttatttaatttttatttataaaataacatttaatttttaaaagtagttagaaaattttgaaatgatatttaggttggttgaaacctaattttttttcaaaattgtaggttcaattttaaatttaaatttttttaaaatttcgaatttttcaaattttttatttaaattttcgaaaatatttttttttaattaattatttcgaaattaattatttaatttaaaattaaacaaatcctacatccaactatccagctaatcttgttgcaggagtatgtgttttagcttgtgtgtaagttttcaatacctattattgcttgattttgttgacagatccaatgatctgactttaactcatggctcccttggtcaagtaaataatttgtaacaggtatatttacaatcttctttcatctgtgtatgacctagcaacatgataggacccatccaaagtgtgcctgtgtgagcctatgtgtttaatttcattatagatgcatataggttaatgttgctaaataaaatgtcatagttcttgatagattttatttaggcccatttagtttttgggcttagtcaattaataacagttgttcattttaaggttaaattcctctcttttgggccttgtgtgagagttgggagccatagaagtgggtacaacatactgaacccagcaccccctcacatgaaccaccccaattgtgaaggcccatttgcctgatttgaataactgtactaggttaattaaactagtttaacctaataaaattgattagcaacataattaatttcatttattttgaaattaatttaagaaaattatagtttaaagaattgtttattctaagctaaactatatgtattttcttgtatttaattaaatatagaattataaccaactagattctttctgaagcttaatttaaatttttcattagatattcctatttaagttgatatttagttatctacaactaaccaacttaaatctgaatatcttttggatttaaaatttcaaaattaagttaaggaattttaggcattggttattaagattctttagatattttttaagttaatatcttttcgaatattaacttaaaatggaatattttagatatttttaaagtaaatatcttttcgaatattaacttaaaatggaatattttcaaattaagtggttacaacttaatttttgatatttaattaaatttaaatttgaaaatatttaagttatagattttttctaatacaacttaaattaaatatttttttaaattttgtggaaaagatagttattcaaataagatattttctagatagttatttctagactacttattatttctaatattaaaaaggaaaatattatacattctgaaattaattatttatataattaattttggtacaatttattttaagtatatttttcctagtattaaactagtgattaataattaagccttctctacacttaattatttatttcttgaatttaatacatttaattaatttgaaatttaaatatttaagttgattttcatcatcatacttaaatatttctctttcatgacacttaattaaatagaaaattattttttggttgaatttattttttcaactaaatttaaataattttcaaaatatatttttttctttattttattaatcaaatttcgaaattgcatttcttaaatgctggaatttcgaattttatttgaaaaaatagattaaagttgtaaattatttattttaattttggaccaacttaaatcaatcatttttttcatttattgattaatttaaaataaattgcattaaagtatattattagaaattgaattaattagtcaaaggataaatctagatagatgatatttttgcttgaagtatttttttaatgtatttaattaaatagaaaattaatatttaagttgattttcatcatcatacttaaatatttgaaatttttcttatatgtttaattaaataggaaaattatattttttgtagtaaattaattttattaattaatttttggccaacattaaattagaatcattttttcaggattaattttttattttaacatgcattttcaaaaattgtgtccttgcgtactttaattttttgaaatgcaatatatatttatagaaaataaatttgagttgtaaattaatttaaattaattttgtaacagcttaaattgaatatttttctaaatatttattggaaattattactaagatggaaataattcatctaattttcatatccatctaagtaaaatttataaatattaaatttaaaatttatatttagaatttttcattctaaattggaaattttaattaaataaatatataattaaaataaatagattaaatgatgagaatcaaagaaaatacaactctttttaagtaatgagcttttaatcaaaagacattcgatctccattgtgggttttacactacgtttgttttagtgagtaatcctccctaatggaggaatgttcattagcaatttcgcaccgtttaatctcgaatgataagtagtttgtaagtgttttgtatggtataaatcaccctaatggtggtaaccatacttgacttgcaaattatgaaacaatggtggtagctcataagatagaattgccttgactctcgcctaaatggaacaacgctgaattccaatcttgatcgaataaaaggatactttgactctcgcctaaacgggacattgtatcagtttgttgaaaaaccttagaaattatttaggattttaagttttagtattttcacttgtcattcctacttgctatatgtttataacttctgaattgtgtatgaatttatattgaaccatgttattttctgttattaagttgtagtttaatttcgaatcttcattgttggtctaacttggcttgtttatctaatgagataaatccctagtggattttcaccattagacatacataatagtgttagatctcgaaagataaatattgtatatgcgacatctagctgttcatcaattgattacaccttagactagtatttttacgatatgaaacaagaagattgtataaataagattactttgtctttcgctaatcgaagcatcgttggattcttattttaaacgaaattatcctaattcctcttagcttattcatttcgaattagctcaataacatatcattggatgaatggtctataaatcatttcatgtcattctatattttctcttaagaaattaaatgacgcatatgattataatcccgaaattctattcccaattgatataaatcctcaatcttagaaatctcctacttgtatgggcaaatctgacttagagtttgtattagtagtgctggtccaagatagaattactcattatatttggtataaatttaagtctttgactttaattttagattccaaatagaaattttcttatatttct from Cannabis sativa cultivar Pink pepper isolate KNU-18-1 chromosome 2, ASM2916894v1, whole genome shotgun sequence encodes:
- the LOC133034332 gene encoding uncharacterized protein LOC133034332; protein product: MWWSILSNALPVKDVIGKRFHIEDLSCPLCGVGEESVEHLFLSCDVALHLWRSSPWGIYPVCDTGIRVLDWIKFIWDLKHKGASADDIFLYASIVVDTIWRVRNDKVHNNCPIDFNICFDIICTSYADMSDSLLSSPTLVLKEAWSPPPEDWIKLNCDVKVGLESIGIAVVARDHLGRVINVQTAREEFSDALRGEAAACCLAVSVASDFGYKYVIVENDSRVVIDAINGNKSRWALENYVSFCTKSSPLFNSCCFSYVSRSCNFAAHNVARWDFSHQLYGSIPVPSIPDAILCNDREV